In a genomic window of Allomeiothermus silvanus DSM 9946:
- a CDS encoding MFS transporter — translation MLPLLLSWLHATNDLFGAFLTPLLPKLQVAYGVGYGTVSLLVAIYSLSGSLLQPVAGLIADRYDRRVLAALGPVLVALGGGLMGFFPTPLALGLMLACSGLGSALFHSAAAALVGQYANPARRGFWLSFFSTGGYVGMAMAPALSLSVVNAGGLKALSWLVPLAFVPAVLLLWKAPAIRLQTKPSTFSDLARVFKGQVARLWAVSTLRSVVFMSFSTTIPFWFAQRGLSDEWVKITLTAYSVSATAGAFLGGTLSDRLGRRAVLVGTMVCAIPLYVALLVLPPEHWLFVGVLSLTGALMNAGVPTAVAMAQEHEPKQMATVSGLLMGFTWGFAGLLYGAVGPLVERFGVIESLSVMGLLLIPALTLSLAVREARPQVALGGD, via the coding sequence ATGCTGCCGCTGCTTCTCTCCTGGCTGCACGCTACCAACGACCTCTTCGGGGCTTTCCTGACCCCGCTTTTGCCTAAGCTCCAGGTAGCCTACGGGGTGGGGTATGGAACGGTTTCGCTCTTGGTAGCCATCTACTCGCTCAGCGGTAGCCTGCTCCAGCCGGTGGCTGGGCTGATCGCCGACCGCTATGACCGGCGGGTGCTGGCTGCCTTGGGGCCGGTCCTGGTGGCGTTGGGTGGCGGGCTGATGGGGTTTTTCCCCACCCCGTTGGCGTTGGGTTTGATGTTGGCTTGTTCCGGGCTGGGCTCGGCGCTTTTCCATTCGGCGGCGGCAGCCTTGGTGGGGCAGTACGCAAACCCCGCCCGCCGCGGTTTTTGGCTTAGCTTCTTCTCCACTGGGGGCTATGTGGGCATGGCCATGGCCCCGGCTCTTTCCTTGAGCGTGGTGAACGCCGGAGGACTCAAGGCGCTCTCCTGGCTGGTCCCCCTGGCCTTCGTCCCGGCGGTGCTGCTTTTGTGGAAGGCCCCGGCGATCCGCCTGCAAACCAAACCCTCAACCTTCAGCGACCTGGCTCGAGTCTTCAAAGGCCAAGTAGCCCGATTGTGGGCGGTTTCCACCTTGCGCAGCGTGGTGTTTATGAGCTTTTCCACCACCATCCCCTTCTGGTTTGCCCAGCGCGGTCTCTCCGACGAGTGGGTAAAGATTACCCTCACCGCCTACAGCGTATCCGCCACCGCCGGAGCCTTTCTGGGGGGGACCCTCTCCGACCGGCTGGGACGGCGCGCGGTGCTGGTAGGCACAATGGTCTGCGCGATCCCCCTGTATGTGGCGCTCTTGGTGTTACCCCCAGAGCACTGGCTGTTTGTAGGGGTGCTCTCCCTCACCGGGGCGTTGATGAACGCTGGGGTTCCCACTGCGGTGGCGATGGCCCAGGAACACGAACCCAAGCAGATGGCCACCGTCTCGGGGTTGTTGATGGGCTTTACCTGGGGCTTCGCCGGGCTGCTTTACGGAGCAGTAGGCCCCCTCGTCGAGCGCTTCGGGGTGATTGAAAGCCTCAGCGTGATGGGCCTTTTGCTGATCCCCGCCCTTACCCTGTCCTTGGCGGTGCGGGAGGCGAGGCCCCAAGTAGCCCTGGGAGGCGATTGA
- a CDS encoding peptidyl-prolyl cis-trans isomerase, whose protein sequence is MFGINKRVITIIFGFLALAFLVGATILFALQGGGNLSGNRSQGPTVMWVNGRPVSELELARIQSRDPLLSSNPQGLMKPLLDTFFLEQVILTKAVQQDSSRIRVSGGEVRKALDDLKQRAGATTKEQYDQLLNQIGYTDSQLRDELRDSLKVQKRVEEIQKKATPTPEEVKFYFDLNKANYKTEDRVKARQIVVDDKKLADDLYAQLKAGADFVELAKKNSKVAADQGGALGAETGKSEPGFVTRVIFPSEVADAVFKLKQGGLTAPIASGGRYYIVKVEEFKPGGDPNFEEVKDRVAEDVKKIKGDQALEAYLLELRKKTQVRFAENTTYKYENPVVAKVGESEIKLPELTQLVFTNQQIPQLIQQGLGDLAVQFFMPQALEQLITREILVSEAKKINQPFVGARDQIAREVQAYHTKDITVTDEEVRKYYAENPASFTIPASAEVKGISFKKEDEAKAKAFREAALKGGKLEDLAKANGGTVTDYGKVNPGTLPPVANRLVFLTKGNFPKGPLGEVSEVVKLDDGSYQVLIVNNRVAEKLKPFEEVADQAREQVLAQKRSKAAQAWVAELRKQTKVENNLNKVLAEITPKETKPASSNPGSGQQTPAQSSPQNKAPAQPKQENPTPPSKP, encoded by the coding sequence GTGTTTGGAATCAACAAACGGGTCATCACCATCATCTTTGGTTTCCTCGCCCTGGCATTTTTGGTGGGGGCAACCATCCTTTTCGCCCTGCAAGGAGGGGGCAATCTGAGCGGCAATCGCAGCCAAGGCCCCACCGTGATGTGGGTCAACGGTCGCCCGGTCAGCGAACTCGAGCTAGCCCGCATTCAGTCGCGCGACCCGCTGCTCTCGAGCAACCCCCAGGGGCTCATGAAGCCGCTCTTGGATACTTTCTTCCTAGAGCAGGTAATCCTCACCAAAGCCGTGCAGCAAGACTCGAGCCGCATCCGGGTTTCCGGGGGGGAGGTGCGCAAAGCCCTCGATGACCTCAAGCAGCGCGCCGGGGCTACCACCAAGGAGCAATACGACCAGCTTCTAAACCAGATCGGCTACACCGACTCGCAACTGCGCGACGAGCTGCGCGACAGCCTAAAGGTCCAAAAGCGGGTCGAGGAGATCCAAAAGAAAGCCACCCCTACCCCCGAAGAGGTCAAATTTTACTTTGATCTGAACAAGGCTAACTACAAGACCGAAGACCGGGTCAAAGCCCGCCAGATCGTGGTGGACGACAAGAAACTGGCCGATGACCTCTACGCCCAGCTCAAGGCCGGGGCCGACTTCGTCGAGCTAGCCAAAAAGAACTCCAAGGTGGCCGCTGACCAGGGTGGAGCGCTAGGAGCCGAGACCGGCAAGAGCGAGCCCGGCTTCGTGACCCGGGTGATTTTCCCCAGCGAGGTGGCCGATGCGGTCTTCAAGCTCAAGCAGGGCGGCCTCACTGCACCCATTGCCTCTGGGGGTCGTTACTACATCGTGAAGGTCGAGGAATTCAAACCCGGGGGCGACCCCAACTTTGAGGAGGTCAAAGACCGCGTTGCCGAGGATGTCAAGAAGATCAAAGGCGATCAGGCCCTAGAGGCATACCTCCTCGAGCTGCGCAAGAAAACCCAGGTGCGCTTTGCCGAGAACACCACTTATAAGTACGAGAACCCGGTGGTAGCCAAAGTAGGTGAGAGCGAAATCAAGCTCCCCGAGCTGACTCAATTGGTCTTCACCAATCAGCAGATTCCCCAGCTCATCCAGCAAGGCTTGGGCGATCTGGCGGTGCAGTTCTTTATGCCGCAGGCCCTCGAGCAGCTCATCACCCGCGAGATTCTGGTGAGCGAAGCCAAGAAGATAAACCAGCCCTTCGTGGGGGCCCGAGACCAAATCGCCCGCGAGGTTCAGGCTTATCACACCAAGGACATCACCGTCACCGACGAGGAGGTGCGCAAGTACTACGCCGAGAACCCGGCCTCCTTTACCATTCCGGCCTCAGCGGAAGTGAAGGGAATAAGCTTCAAAAAGGAGGACGAAGCCAAGGCTAAGGCTTTCCGTGAGGCGGCTCTTAAAGGAGGCAAGCTCGAGGATTTGGCCAAGGCTAACGGGGGCACCGTCACCGATTACGGTAAGGTCAACCCCGGTACCTTACCCCCGGTCGCCAACCGCTTGGTGTTCCTCACCAAGGGGAACTTCCCCAAGGGGCCGCTGGGTGAGGTGAGCGAGGTAGTCAAGCTCGACGACGGTAGCTACCAGGTGCTCATCGTCAACAACCGGGTAGCCGAGAAGCTCAAGCCCTTTGAAGAGGTAGCCGACCAGGCACGCGAGCAGGTATTGGCACAAAAGCGGAGCAAGGCGGCGCAAGCTTGGGTAGCCGAGTTGCGCAAGCAGACCAAGGTGGAGAACAACCTCAACAAGGTGCTGGCCGAGATCACCCCTAAAGAGACCAAGCCCGCCAGTTCCAACCCTGGCTCAGGGCAGCAAACCCCAGCCCAATCCAGTCCGCAGAATAAAGCCCCTGCCCAACCTAAGCAGGAGAACCCGACCCCACCGAGCAAGCCCTGA
- the glmS gene encoding glutamine--fructose-6-phosphate transaminase (isomerizing), with protein sequence MCGIVGYVGFRNATDVLLEGLRRLEYRGYDSAGVAVKVNGHLEVVKKAGKLSVLADTLQTQHLSGSLGVGHTRWATHGAPTDPNAHPHTTEDGKLAVIHNGIIENYLSLKEGLLRRGHVFTSETDSEVLAHLIEEKYQGNLEEAVRAALQEAYGAYGLVVAHQNSEEIVVARTVSPLVIGIGEGENFVASDVPALLPYTRRVIFLHDGDMAVITREGVRVTDLAGNRVERGVVEVDWSLEASEKGGYPHYMLKEIYEQPWVLENTLGGRLREEEAGVELGLRLDPAAFDKVHIVACGTAYYAGWVGKYLLEALARIPVEVDVASEYRYRNPVVDGKTLAIAISQSGETIDTLEAVRQAKRGGASTLGVINAKGSSITRETDDTLYIHAGPEIGVASTKAYTAMLGAMALIAVWMGRARGTLSQAEARSFLAELRKLPRLVERALEMRPAVAHVAEKYHQAVDYLFLGRHIQAPTAYEGALKLKEISYIHAEAYPAGEMKHGPIALIDERLPVVVLATESPLYEKTVSNIQEVRARGGRVIAVATEGDQEIRKFAQDVLYVPKTSPLLAPVVSAVPLQLLAYETAVLLGRDVDQPRNLAKSVTVE encoded by the coding sequence ATGTGTGGAATTGTCGGGTATGTAGGGTTCAGAAACGCGACGGACGTGTTGTTGGAAGGGTTGCGCCGCCTCGAGTACCGGGGCTATGACTCGGCAGGGGTGGCGGTGAAGGTGAACGGTCACCTCGAGGTGGTCAAGAAGGCGGGGAAGCTCTCGGTGTTGGCGGATACGCTCCAGACCCAGCATCTCTCGGGTTCGCTGGGAGTGGGCCATACCCGCTGGGCTACCCACGGGGCCCCCACCGACCCCAACGCCCACCCCCACACCACCGAGGATGGCAAGCTGGCCGTGATCCACAACGGGATCATCGAGAACTACCTCTCGCTCAAGGAAGGGCTCCTGCGGCGGGGCCATGTGTTCACCAGCGAGACCGACTCGGAGGTGTTGGCCCACCTAATTGAAGAAAAGTACCAAGGGAACCTCGAGGAGGCCGTACGGGCTGCCCTCCAGGAGGCCTACGGGGCCTACGGACTGGTGGTGGCGCACCAAAATAGCGAGGAGATCGTGGTAGCCCGCACGGTAAGCCCCTTGGTGATCGGGATCGGGGAGGGAGAGAACTTCGTGGCCTCGGACGTGCCAGCCCTCTTGCCCTACACCCGCCGGGTGATCTTCCTGCACGACGGGGACATGGCGGTCATCACCCGCGAGGGGGTGCGGGTCACTGACCTCGCAGGCAACCGGGTAGAGCGCGGGGTGGTAGAGGTGGACTGGAGCCTCGAGGCCAGCGAAAAGGGCGGCTACCCCCACTACATGCTCAAGGAGATCTACGAGCAGCCCTGGGTGCTCGAGAACACCTTGGGCGGGCGGCTCCGCGAGGAAGAGGCGGGCGTGGAGTTGGGGCTCAGGCTCGACCCCGCCGCCTTCGACAAAGTGCATATCGTGGCCTGTGGGACAGCCTACTACGCGGGATGGGTGGGGAAATACCTGCTCGAGGCGCTAGCCCGCATCCCGGTCGAGGTGGACGTGGCCAGCGAGTATCGCTACCGCAACCCGGTGGTGGACGGCAAAACCCTGGCCATCGCCATCAGCCAGTCGGGTGAGACCATCGACACGCTCGAGGCGGTGCGCCAAGCCAAGCGGGGCGGGGCCAGCACCCTAGGGGTCATCAACGCCAAGGGATCTTCGATCACCCGCGAGACCGACGACACCCTGTACATCCACGCCGGGCCGGAGATCGGGGTAGCTTCTACCAAAGCCTATACGGCGATGCTAGGGGCCATGGCCCTCATCGCGGTGTGGATGGGCCGCGCCCGGGGCACTCTCTCCCAAGCCGAAGCCCGCAGCTTTCTGGCCGAGCTGCGCAAGCTACCCCGGTTGGTGGAGCGGGCGCTCGAGATGCGCCCAGCAGTCGCCCACGTGGCCGAGAAGTATCACCAGGCGGTGGATTATCTCTTCCTGGGCCGCCACATCCAAGCCCCTACCGCTTACGAAGGGGCCCTCAAGCTCAAGGAGATTAGCTATATCCACGCCGAAGCCTACCCGGCGGGCGAGATGAAGCACGGCCCCATCGCCCTCATTGACGAGCGGCTGCCGGTGGTGGTGCTGGCCACCGAGAGCCCTTTGTATGAGAAAACGGTCTCCAACATTCAGGAGGTGCGGGCCCGGGGTGGCCGGGTTATCGCCGTCGCTACCGAAGGCGACCAAGAGATCAGGAAATTCGCCCAGGACGTACTCTACGTGCCTAAGACCTCCCCTTTGTTGGCCCCGGTGGTGAGCGCAGTACCTTTACAGCTTTTGGCCTACGAGACTGCGGTGTTGCTGGGGCGTGACGTGGACCAGCCGAGGAACCTGGCCAAATCAGTGACGGTGGAGTGA
- a CDS encoding phage holin family protein produces MRGFLLRLLLNSVALWIVAQLYSGVFFAPGSGLLDYLVAGLILGLANALIRPILLLLTLPLNLVTLGLFTLVVNAVVLVLVASFTNLEVRGFGGAFIGAIILAIVSYLLNTLVGDRK; encoded by the coding sequence ATGCGAGGATTCCTGCTCCGCCTCCTCTTGAACAGCGTAGCTCTGTGGATCGTGGCCCAACTGTATAGCGGGGTTTTCTTCGCGCCGGGCTCGGGGCTTTTAGATTACCTGGTGGCGGGACTCATCCTGGGGTTGGCCAACGCCCTGATTAGGCCCATCTTGCTCCTCCTTACCCTGCCCCTCAACCTGGTCACCCTGGGGCTTTTCACCTTGGTTGTCAACGCCGTCGTGCTGGTGTTGGTGGCGAGTTTTACCAACCTCGAGGTGCGCGGCTTCGGTGGAGCCTTCATCGGCGCGATCATCCTGGCTATCGTGAGCTACCTGCTCAACACGCTGGTCGGGGACCGGAAGTGA
- a CDS encoding type II toxin-antitoxin system VapC family toxin has product MKLLLYTHTLLWALYEPGKLSSGVRQLLENPKNTRLVSTASLWEIAIKHKLGRLALGGDFLKNYRTYLRVFLADELCIEGSHVVVAPQLPTDHKDPFDRILAAQSQVEAALLLTDDPKIKSFGVQTFW; this is encoded by the coding sequence GTGAAGCTTCTGTTGTACACCCACACGTTGCTTTGGGCGCTATACGAACCCGGCAAGCTATCCTCGGGGGTTCGGCAACTGCTGGAAAACCCCAAAAATACCCGCCTGGTCAGCACCGCCTCGCTATGGGAAATCGCCATCAAGCACAAGCTCGGAAGGCTGGCGCTGGGGGGGGATTTCCTCAAAAATTACCGCACCTATCTGCGCGTGTTCTTGGCGGATGAGCTATGTATCGAGGGCTCTCACGTGGTGGTCGCCCCACAGCTTCCCACCGACCATAAAGACCCCTTTGATCGCATTCTGGCAGCCCAAAGCCAGGTAGAAGCGGCACTTCTTCTAACCGACGATCCTAAAATAAAAAGCTTTGGGGTACAGACCTTTTGGTAG
- a CDS encoding type II toxin-antitoxin system Phd/YefM family antitoxin codes for MKIVTVHQAKQQLSELLERVHAGEEVVVSKYGKPYAKLVPLGPEIRFRWDFCKARWRMLFLSRYLRTPWEA; via the coding sequence GTGAAGATCGTGACCGTGCACCAAGCCAAGCAACAACTTTCCGAGCTGCTCGAGCGTGTCCACGCAGGCGAGGAGGTGGTGGTCTCGAAGTACGGAAAGCCCTACGCCAAGCTGGTTCCGCTGGGGCCGGAAATAAGGTTCCGCTGGGATTTTTGCAAGGCACGGTGGAGGATGCTTTTTTTGAGCCGCTACCTGAGGACGCCGTGGGAGGCGTGA
- a CDS encoding CBS domain-containing protein, giving the protein MTATVRQLLQVKGSRVFDIHPQATVYEALERMAQHDVGALLVLEEGQLVGIFSERDYARKIILMGRASRDTPVHEVMTTDLVTVSPEATVGECMALMTQHRIRHLPVMEGGRLAGVISIGDVVKAIMTEQEFLIAQLQQYINS; this is encoded by the coding sequence ATGACGGCGACGGTGCGGCAGTTGTTGCAGGTCAAAGGCAGCCGGGTCTTTGACATCCACCCCCAGGCCACGGTGTACGAGGCGCTCGAGCGCATGGCCCAGCACGATGTGGGAGCCTTGCTAGTGCTGGAAGAGGGGCAGTTGGTGGGGATCTTCTCCGAGCGCGACTACGCCCGAAAGATCATCCTGATGGGCCGGGCTTCGCGTGATACCCCGGTCCACGAGGTCATGACCACCGATTTGGTCACGGTCAGCCCGGAGGCCACGGTAGGCGAGTGCATGGCCCTGATGACTCAACACCGCATCCGCCACCTGCCGGTGATGGAAGGAGGCCGGCTGGCCGGGGTGATCTCCATCGGGGACGTGGTAAAGGCCATCATGACCGAGCAGGAGTTTCTGATCGCCCAGCTACAGCAGTACATCAACTCCTAG
- a CDS encoding S-layer homology domain-containing protein, translating to MKKRLVILLAGLLTVLSMGFGSAQFSDVPAGHWAKEAVEAIAAQGLIVGFPDGTFRGNENLTRYQAALIIYRLLQQLQGQQGQPAPKIDEETLNTIRNAVQELAAELAALGVRVSALEDNAASKDDIARLEAAIEELKGMKAQPGQGMDQQALSDLADRVEAASVAADTALAQAQQLADRLDAVEGDVATVKTQLEADADSIRALNELSVLLNQDVLSLQDRVTALEKSVGTLSETDFNEFATKEDVAAVQEFATALRGDLVRLSDRVSTLSTTVDGINNRLTAVEGTRPSLTGSILARYGYRFVTKLSGTGPGNFDVDRLFPATGFGADDDAEDLPNSATLGAGIDTRLQADLTFSLKRAATTTSGFNFTEATAALRWRSPNGSLWSRDGTDNDLRLERFTVKGNIDGQDFSIGYARVLTYKFNDYFFEDNGSGYRGASISFNASKAFLSPNITVVLGSSASAVGTSPDAGSGDNDFFGIRTAVNLLGLNASFNYAERNVLNSGNAPSYAGFGTDYKGKLFGLLDIDGGYFLSKSNANAAINFATDPQVFYTTAGVSLGPVSLRGNYRAIDPRFDSSGANAGLLNNNDGQPFAFDNRGFGVLGGVNLGFLSVNGYYDSFTNFALANPQTAFGVGASANLFAGFSLTGYFNNTSNVGGQVRSGNNPYGANGPETRAAFGSNFGVRLAHDGSADNALIKGLDLFAEYRQSQGTDVGFGSNGSRTDIAAGASFALNLGFLSITPDVRYHSYTAATSTPGTEDSYSTLKYGVQVSTQTLNLGFIKPSLSGDFASRSTDFAINNDASETRFGVGLSLADFLLPGATLSAKAAQVQGTNVNTTTTRSCNAAFDIGTDCLYSTPGTDFGPIAPAAPSAFTLKGLFLSYTYAGAGIWYGVFDFDNGSDGTVDSVGRGFRIFYNVSF from the coding sequence ATGAAGAAAAGATTGGTCATCCTACTGGCAGGGCTCCTGACGGTGCTCTCCATGGGCTTTGGTTCCGCCCAGTTCTCCGATGTACCGGCTGGGCACTGGGCCAAGGAAGCCGTGGAAGCTATTGCCGCGCAAGGGCTCATCGTCGGGTTCCCCGATGGCACCTTCCGGGGTAACGAGAACCTTACCCGCTACCAGGCTGCCTTGATCATCTACCGCCTGCTACAGCAACTCCAGGGGCAGCAGGGCCAGCCCGCGCCCAAGATCGACGAGGAGACCCTCAACACCATCCGCAACGCGGTACAAGAGCTAGCCGCTGAGCTGGCCGCCTTGGGCGTGCGGGTCTCGGCGCTCGAGGACAACGCGGCTTCCAAGGACGACATCGCCCGTCTGGAAGCCGCCATCGAAGAGCTCAAGGGGATGAAGGCCCAGCCCGGCCAGGGCATGGACCAGCAGGCCCTCTCCGACCTGGCTGACCGGGTCGAGGCCGCTAGCGTAGCCGCCGACACCGCGCTGGCCCAGGCCCAACAGCTCGCTGACCGCCTCGATGCCGTCGAGGGCGACGTGGCCACGGTCAAGACCCAGCTCGAGGCCGATGCTGATAGCATCCGCGCCCTGAACGAGCTTTCCGTGCTCTTGAACCAGGATGTGCTCAGCCTGCAAGACCGGGTGACTGCCCTGGAGAAGAGCGTGGGCACCTTGAGCGAGACCGACTTCAACGAGTTCGCCACCAAGGAAGACGTGGCTGCGGTGCAGGAGTTCGCCACCGCCCTGCGCGGCGACCTGGTGCGTCTCTCCGACCGGGTGAGCACGCTGTCTACCACCGTGGACGGCATCAACAACCGCCTCACCGCCGTGGAAGGCACCCGCCCCAGCCTGACCGGGAGCATCCTGGCCCGTTACGGTTACCGCTTTGTCACCAAATTGAGCGGCACTGGTCCGGGCAACTTCGATGTGGACCGCCTCTTCCCGGCGACCGGCTTCGGTGCCGACGATGACGCGGAAGACCTTCCCAACAGCGCCACTCTCGGTGCGGGCATTGATACCCGTCTCCAGGCTGACCTGACCTTCTCGCTCAAGCGGGCCGCTACCACCACCAGCGGGTTCAACTTCACTGAGGCCACGGCTGCCTTGCGTTGGCGGAGTCCCAACGGCAGCCTCTGGTCGCGGGACGGGACTGACAACGACCTCCGCCTCGAGCGCTTTACCGTAAAAGGTAATATCGACGGCCAGGACTTTAGCATCGGTTATGCCCGCGTCCTTACCTATAAGTTCAACGACTACTTCTTTGAGGACAATGGCTCCGGCTACCGTGGGGCAAGCATCAGCTTTAACGCCAGCAAAGCCTTCTTGAGCCCCAACATCACGGTGGTGCTGGGTAGTAGCGCATCCGCCGTTGGTACTAGCCCGGATGCCGGTAGCGGCGATAACGACTTCTTCGGTATCCGCACCGCGGTCAACCTGCTCGGTCTGAATGCCAGCTTCAACTACGCTGAGCGCAACGTGCTCAACTCCGGTAATGCGCCGTCTTACGCTGGCTTCGGTACCGACTACAAGGGAAAACTCTTCGGTCTGCTCGACATCGACGGCGGCTACTTCCTCTCCAAATCCAACGCCAACGCCGCCATCAACTTTGCTACCGACCCGCAGGTTTTCTACACCACGGCTGGGGTTAGCTTGGGCCCGGTGAGCCTCCGCGGCAACTACCGCGCTATTGACCCGCGCTTTGACTCCAGCGGCGCCAACGCGGGCTTGCTCAACAACAACGATGGCCAGCCTTTCGCTTTCGATAACCGCGGCTTCGGTGTGCTGGGAGGAGTCAACCTGGGCTTCCTGAGCGTCAACGGCTACTACGACAGCTTTACCAACTTTGCTCTGGCTAACCCCCAGACTGCTTTCGGCGTAGGGGCTTCCGCCAACTTGTTCGCGGGCTTCAGCCTGACCGGCTACTTCAACAATACCAGCAACGTTGGCGGCCAGGTGCGTAGCGGCAACAACCCCTACGGTGCCAACGGCCCGGAGACCCGCGCGGCCTTCGGCTCTAACTTCGGGGTGCGCCTGGCTCACGACGGCTCGGCGGATAACGCCCTCATCAAGGGGCTTGACCTCTTTGCCGAGTACCGGCAGTCCCAGGGTACAGATGTCGGCTTCGGATCCAACGGCTCCCGCACCGATATTGCAGCTGGGGCCAGCTTCGCCCTCAACCTGGGCTTCCTGAGCATCACTCCCGATGTCCGCTACCACAGCTACACCGCAGCCACCAGCACTCCTGGCACCGAGGATAGCTACTCTACCCTCAAGTACGGCGTACAGGTCAGCACCCAGACCCTCAACCTGGGCTTCATCAAGCCGAGCCTCTCGGGCGACTTTGCCAGCCGCAGCACGGACTTCGCCATCAACAACGACGCCTCCGAGACCCGCTTCGGGGTGGGTCTCTCCCTCGCCGACTTCCTGCTGCCCGGCGCTACCTTGAGCGCCAAGGCGGCGCAGGTGCAGGGCACCAACGTAAACACCACCACCACCCGCTCCTGTAACGCGGCTTTTGACATCGGTACCGACTGCCTGTACAGCACCCCCGGTACGGACTTCGGCCCGATCGCCCCGGCTGCCCCCAGCGCCTTCACCCTCAAGGGCCTCTTCCTCTCCTACACCTACGCGGGTGCGGGCATCTGGTACGGTGTGTTCGACTTCGATAACGGCAGCGACGGCACCGTGGACAGCGTGGGCCGTGGCTTCCGCATCTTCTACAACGTGAGCTTCTAA
- a CDS encoding universal stress protein, with the protein MVKRILIASDGSAPARGAETLAEWLAYELEAQLVGLFVRDSRWIRLPEFLDLGALSVPLPAYHQEIEQALTVKGEGILKRLGDSAQSAGVNFAYKLETGVPAEVIVQEARTADLVVLGRQGENHPEGEALGGTAERVVRTSPVPVLLTPPAYTRPERLLIGYDGSEPAVRALHFAAPLAVELGLGVQVLSVDDNLNRAEELAREGAEYLAAYGLSMEPAALQGDPAERLLEAQGTADLLALGAFGGGPVRRWLLGSTTEYALRGSRGPVLVVR; encoded by the coding sequence ATGGTCAAACGCATCCTGATCGCTAGCGATGGCTCGGCTCCGGCTAGGGGTGCGGAAACCCTGGCCGAGTGGCTGGCATACGAACTCGAGGCCCAGCTAGTGGGCCTGTTCGTGCGGGATAGCCGCTGGATCCGGCTACCCGAGTTCCTCGATCTGGGGGCGCTGTCGGTCCCGCTCCCGGCGTATCACCAGGAGATCGAGCAGGCCCTCACCGTGAAGGGTGAGGGTATCTTGAAGCGGCTTGGGGACTCCGCCCAGAGTGCCGGGGTAAACTTCGCCTATAAGCTCGAGACCGGGGTCCCTGCCGAGGTGATCGTACAAGAAGCCCGCACCGCTGACCTGGTGGTGCTGGGCCGCCAGGGGGAGAACCACCCTGAGGGCGAGGCACTCGGCGGCACTGCCGAACGGGTGGTGCGTACTAGCCCGGTCCCGGTTCTCCTGACCCCACCCGCATATACCCGCCCCGAGCGGCTGCTCATCGGCTATGACGGCTCCGAGCCGGCGGTACGGGCTTTGCACTTCGCTGCGCCGCTGGCGGTGGAGCTGGGCTTGGGAGTTCAGGTGCTGAGCGTGGATGACAACTTGAACCGCGCCGAGGAGTTAGCCCGCGAGGGCGCCGAGTACCTGGCGGCTTATGGCCTGAGCATGGAACCGGCGGCGCTTCAGGGCGACCCTGCCGAGCGGTTGCTGGAAGCCCAAGGAACTGCCGACCTGCTGGCCTTGGGTGCTTTCGGCGGCGGCCCAGTGCGGCGCTGGCTACTGGGTTCTACCACCGAGTACGCCCTGCGAGGTTCGCGGGGGCCAGTGCTGGTCGTGCGCTAA